CAGCGGATGATCGTGGGTATTCggctccctttttttttcgcttttgtttttgggCATATATTCCACTGGGGCGAGATTGAGTCACAAAAGCAAGCTGAAGCTTCGGCTCGACAAAGTTGACCCCCTTCTCATACGTAATCTGTGGCTGCTTGCTTGGAGAATAACATTGCTGCTAGCAGAATGGGGCTGCTTTTCGCACGAAGTGCTGTTTTTTAgtgggaaagagaaagatgagCGGACCAACAAGAGCACCACCTTGACTGGCTGACTTGCAATACGGAGACCAGCCGAGTATTGAAACTGCGGTCCGTACGTACTCCCAGCTAGACTAACAAGCACAAGCCTACCTAACTTCTCTTGTTGCCTCGCGGGCCCGTTTCGCCGAGTGCCACGGAGAAGAGCTAGCcagccctcttcttttttttcccttctcttgcTGGTCCTGGGAGCGGGTTTTTGGTGGGCGCGGCTTGGGCGGTAAAGCATTGCGGTAAGGTACCTAGTGCGTAGgaaatttttcttttcttttttttttttttactcctCCTCTTTAATTATGCGGTTCCTCTAGGCTAGACGGATTGTTCTGGTCTGGACTTTTATCGTGCCGGTAATTGTGCCATTTGGCGTTCTGCAGGCATCCCTGAGTTGCATCCATTAGCGGGCCAGGCaaggtttttctttttctttctcatctcgTCTTAATCTTTCTGTCTCTTGTTTCCGTCCGCCGTAGGTGGGGGGTTGTTTGTGAGGTGGTATGCCGGGCCGTCGTGGTTTAGAGATTGAGGTTGCCTGAAGGATTGCTGTTCCCATATTGCTCGGACTAAAGCCCGAGGGTGCCGAGTCTTTTGCGTGCTAACTGACATACGaatgctcgtacgagtaagTGCGAGTTGGTGATGGGGAGCTGAATGCCGggcatactcgtacggggcgcagtacggagtagaccCCAGCAACTTTACTCTCTGGCTGCTGTGACGGAGCACATTGATCCTGACGAAATTGGGATTGTAGTGGCAAGTAACGAGGCGTACAGTAAGAAGTGTACGACGGTTGTTGAGCCCACCCCGTGCTCTGGAGCCTTGTCTGTGGTTTTGTGCCACCACTTACCTGCATTATCCGTCTGCTTACTCCATACTTGAACCCTGAACCCCCGACTTTCCCTCTGCAGCTGACAGATTTGACGGATATTAGTCCTTTGTCGATATCGGTCGTTCTGCCTTCTCCTGGTTCTTGCAGCATGACCCTGCGTTTACACGGACAGCCGTCTGCACTGGTGGCTCTCCCTAGCAAGTCATTGTACAGCCCGGATGCCGGAAGGGAAAATGCCTCTCTgcaatgtacgagtatacgcAGCAGTACATGCTTCTACTTGTAACGTGCAGAAAAGTGACGGTGCTAACTGCTGATGATACGCTACTTTGGCGCTCTGTTGCCGACCTTTTCCCTAGGTCTTTaatttcttctccccttttcTGGTTTCCCCCCGATACTGCAAGCCGTATCAAGTGTGATATGCGAGACGGGCTGTTGGGGCTGCAATTGGTCGtagccgatgatgatgccgatggCCTTCCTTACCTTGCATGTACCTGGCTGCTAGTACTCGTCTGGTACTAAGATTCCGACACGAGTACGAACTTGGTTATTGCGATGCTCTGCGCGCccaacatggccatctcCGGGCGGGAAAGCTGAAAATCAGAATCCGTTGGTAGACGTCATGGCCAGTCGAGCAATGCCCATACTGTATAAGCACGAAGgctgaaaaaaaggagcGGTTGATCTTTTTTCGAGTGGGCCTCGAGGACTGCCTTTTGGtgtttcttcctcctcctctttttcttagTACGAATCCATAGTTTTAAATGAACTGGATTTCTGCTATTTCAAAGAGGAAACTCGTCACGGATGTACAAGGGAATGAAATTTCTTTTCACGCACGAGATCGTGAAAATCTCTGcctttttcgtttcttcgCTTCAGCGGGCCTGACGCCTCTTTGTTTagttctttttcctctttcccATCGAATGGTGCTTTATACTGAAGTATACCGTCATCTTGAATGCATTATCAATTAAACCTGCACATGGCATGGGGGTACAGTCGTGTCATATGTTGCTTTAGTAATGATCCAAGCGAGAGAATGAATCGAGACCCCAACTTGGGTACATGCAGTAGGCCACAGAATGGGTTAAAGTCACGACCAGTGTTACAGCACAGGTGCGGCGCTTTATCCTTGTAGATGTGACGGTGGTGGAAGAGTGAATACCGTACCGTACTAAGTACCGTGCCTTGCGTGCTTCGTAAATACTGTATCTGTACACGTATGGAGCGCCTGTAGCGAATCATTGCCGGCAGAGCGGATGGGGCTTTGCATCGATCAATATCTTTTGCGGATGGAGAATTCGATAACGGAGCTCGATTCGAGGTGAAAAATTTAGTCTTTtgtgtcttctttttttcttttccctctcacCAAGTTATTCGTGCCTATTACTACCATAATAGGAAAAGGGCCTCCGCTAGCGAACACTTTTGCATCTCTTTGATCGATACCCCACTGCTGAGGTTAAACTAAAATAGTCGACCGCTTTTGCTTCACAACGCTCTTGTTTTGCATTTCCACTACGATCAAGACCGTCTCTCACATTTTCTAACACTTGTCACACCATTTCAcccatctttctttttcccgcTCCGTCGGTACCTGGGACCCCTGCCTGCTCGGATGGTGCAGTATGTGTTTACGCCTTGGCGAGACCGCCAGGAGCTGCTCCTTGTGCGGGAGCAGTTCTATGGCTCTGAGGCGTTGATGCAGGCCGTTGGTGGCATCCAGGGCGGCGCAGCTTACAGCCACCATCAGCAACGGAATCAGGACCAGAGGCGAGGAGGAGTCGAGGGTGGCAGAGACGCAGACGCCGAGGACCAGCAGCGTCGAGAGGAGGGGCAGGGCTTGAATCAGGGGGATGCACGGCGCACTaccgctgcggctgcggctaAGAATCACCAGACATCACGAGAGCAGGGAAACGGAGAGAAGCACAAGGCCGTGGGGCGAGTCTCCATGTGGATGCAGCGCGGCAACTGTCCGCACATGGTGGAGTCGACGGCACTGCTCATGGCTGCAGTCCTGAGTGACGAGGCCGCGGCCACGGGGAATGCAGGAGCATCGACGTATGCTGTGAGggctgcatatgcagctGCGTTTAGTCGGTAAGTTTTTTTCTGGggctctctcctctcctctccctctctctccctctttctaTTACATTGTGGCTTGGTTGGGGGTGTGGTCTGGACTCTTGAAGGAGATggttggatgagaagagaaagtgatatgaaaaaagagagtgagagagaaaagatgggGGCTATCTCTTGCATGAGATATGCGGCCAAGGACGTCATGGACCTTTGACGTTTGGGAGGCTACGTCCAAGGCAGCGATGAGATGGTGTCATGGCTATCATCTGCCACTCTCATTCTTTTGTGTGAACGAGGACGCTAACTGATATGCTGTCAGCTTCGTCACAGGCTTGTTGGATGGGCATCAAGACAAGCTGCGTAAACAGAGCATGTACTCAATCGCCAAGAACATTGGCTTGCCGGCTACCTTTGTTGAGCTTAGGCATCAGGCCACGCATGAGCAGCTGCCATCCCTTGCTAAGCTGCGATCCGCCGCAAGAAAGGCTCTGGTCTGGATTTGGGACTACTACTGGAAGCACCTGGGGGAGGCagaaaaggccaaagatCCATGCAGGGAGCTGGTCTTGTCCTATCTGCgggaggacgacgaggcaGCAAGACTGAGAATCATGGGGCAGCTACGTCAGTGGGATCTTGTCTACTTGCAAACGACAATTGCCGAGCTGCAGAAGACGTTGCCTGGGAACCAAGTGTTTCTCAAGTGCTTGAAACTGTCCAAAGATATGGCGGCTATGGCCACCGAAGAGGCAAACCATCCGGAACCGGAGGGGAGTGGGATGCCggaggaacaggaacagggacaggaacaagagcaagatctGGACCTGGATCCGGACCGAAGCCCGGAGCCGAACACGGGATGGTCCCGTTATAGTGGTGCTTGGAAACCGAAACCCATTGGCATAGCGTGAAAGGCTATGATTCTGTGATTTCTATGGCGCAAAGGTGTTTTGTGAGACAAGATTTGGACAGTAAAGATACCCcattttttattttgaaCAAAGGACATACTGCgatgcaaaagaaaaaagattcCAAATTtcagatgatgccatcagccTCTCGTCACCCTCCGACGGGTTCGCGGAGTCGAGTGTGTAAAGCAGCCAATCACGTGGCTGTTAATAATGATGATAATTGCCCCTCAATATTTATGGCTTACGATAACTCCGTTGACATCAGGCTATCGACTCTCAAATTGCTCTTTTTGAACCATTTAACAGTCTTCCCAAAGACAAGCCTCGTGGATCTATGAATAGATTGATACTGCCTCGCAGACAGCTCCTCACTCAGAGATTTGGTTGTTCCGTAAGTGAGATGATCGTGCCATGGCTTGGTATAAGCTGTCTGGAGCTGCCCCTCATTGCTGATTAACCCGAGTCGCAGTTTATAAACAACTCACGCAAGATGCATATTCAGTCGATTCCCATGTGTAAGTGCTGCTGGCAAAGAACTCCACGAGAATtagaaaaggggggggggggggggggggagggaagaagtAGAGCGAGAGATTGAGCGGCGTTGAGCTAATGGCCTGAGTAGGGGTTGGCAGCTCCAACAACTATGCATATCTTGTGATTGACGACAAATCCAAAGATGCCGTCATTATTGATCCGGCAAACCCTCCAGAGTAGGTCGAATTATTTACGTTTTATGAATTGGAGACCAAGAATAAAGGCATGTGGGTTGACTGCGTGCTAGGGTTGCTCCTATCCTCAAGGATGCCATTTCATCTGGCAGGATTAACTTGACGGCCATTGTCAACACCCACCAGTATGCATTTTTCCTACAGCCGTCATGGATTTGAATGGATATCTGATGCATATAAATAATGACAGCCACTGGGACCATGCTGGAGGCAACAAGCAACTGGTACATACACCTTGACCTAATATTGTTCTCTCCCTTTAGGGATCCAACTGACCTTTTATTAATAGCTGTCCGATCTGGGCAACGAGaagctcgccatcatcgGTGGCAAAGACTGCGAAGGCGTCACCAGGACACCACAGCACGAGGAAACGTTCAAGATTGGAGACATTTCCGTTAAGCCTGTGCACACCCCTTGCCACACGCAGGACAGCATCTGCTATTACATGGAGGATTCAACCGGCAAGGCCGTCTTCACCGGCGACACACTCTTCATCAGTGGTATGATTGGCCCGAAACCATTCATGTTTCCGTTTTGAAATGAACGAGGGACATGTGACCTACTGACCACTGCATAGGATGTGGCAAGTTTTTCGAGGGCAACGGGGCAGAGATGCACGAAGCCTTGAACAACCGCCTCGGAGCGCTGCCAGATGATACGGTTGTCTATGTGAGTTGTGGAACTACAGACTGAGCATGGTGAACGAGCTCAGACTAACGAACTTTGTTCATTCTAGCCTGGACACGAATACACAAAGTCAAACGTCAGATTCACCATTTCCGTCTCTCAGACAGAGCCCATCAAGAGCCTCCAGGCTTTTGCCGAGAACAACGAGGTGACTACTGGCAAATTCACGATTGGCGATGAGAAGGTATGTGGCTACACACAGAGAGgcgaagctgaagaagctgctaACCATGCAATAATAGAAGCATAATGTCTTTATGAGAGTCCAGGTAAGTCTACCCTCACTAGCAGTCTGTACTGGATCAGGGCTTGAGCTAACAACGGTGTGTAGGACCCTGAGATTCAAAAGGCGACAGGCGAGACGGATCCCGTGTCTGTCATGAGCAAGctgagggagatgaagaacaacTTCAAGTGAGAGGAAGCGATTGTGTGAAAAATGCCAATCGGGCACGGCGACTAACGTTGCCACCAGGCCTTTGGAAGCCAAAATTTGATGTCTGATGGTGGTGTCTAAGACGATTTATCTACGAATTCAGGATGGTGGCAGCACacatatgtacatgtatatgcaCGCTCATAAGACATTTTTCACACATGCAACGATTTCTATCTTGGTCTGTCTCCATGGCTTACTTGACACCAGCGCAAAAGGCGCAGATGCCGCTCGTTAACCACTGGAAATCGCGTCGTAGAAGAGTGACTCGACTGGGTTTTACTCTTGCTTCACTGTCCACACTTGCGCGCTGTTGAGCATTCTGAGGCGGCAAGCTCTAGCTATTTTAGAAGCGattggtttggtttggtgcAAGAAGAGGGGGGATGAGGTGATGAGTCTGGATGATTTCACTGTGGATGGGCTTCACGCATGAGACATCGAACAAACCTGGCACTGGAGCGTTTTGTCCACGAGGGGATTCTTGGGTTCGAGACCGTTTGAATCGCTGCCGGATTTGTAGGTACTCGGCGCAATCTCATAATCAATGAGAACCTCGTATTGGATCCTGTAGACGCCCAGATATCGCAGATGCGACATGGCTCTCTATTCAAAGCCGACATTGCGATGCGAGAAAAATGAAGATATTCTCCGAGTGAAGAAActagatttttttttctcacaGGTTTTAAATATGGCAGCTAAAAATAAAGTGGTCCCACAGTGTATATACAGTCACAGTGAGTACGAAACGCACTGTCCATATTTTCCCCTTCAGCCTCGCGCCTCGCATCACCAGATTCCGCGCCAGTGACATCAACGTGCATTCACAGAGCCCAATAAGACAAAAGAATACCCAACACAACACCGAAAAGTCTCAGATTGTCACTACTTCCTCTCCGCCTCGCCATCAGCAGCCTTACCATCATACTATCACCAGCAAACAAGCATATATTATATATAGAGAGCAGCACTGTTAACATTCACATGGTTCGTCCCCCCCTTAACGATTCACGAACGAACAAAAAAGCTAAAACATTGTGCTTGAAAAGCCTCCGAAGCGCAAAACCGGCGGCCCCTCCACCGCATCGAAACCGCGACAGTCGAAACTCGCAAAGGAGCACAATGTCACCGCGcaggaggagggcgagatTAAGGAAGCCTTTAGCTTGTTCGCGGAGCCCATGGACGGCGAGAAGAACGGCGTGCTGCCCATCAACGACCTGAAATCAACACTCATGTATGGTCTCTCCCAAAACGAATTGAAAACATGATATAACAAGGGGTGTGTAAAAAACTAACTAAAGCTAACTTAACTCTTTCAACAGCGCCCTCGGCATCCCCCCCTCGTCCCCCGCCGAGCTCCAGGAATTCATCGCAATCCTCGACCCCGAATCCGACGGCTACGCCACCTACGAacccttcttcgccatctgcGCGCTCAAGTTCCACGCGCGCGATAGTAGCGGTAGTTCGGACGCCCACCGCGCGGAGCTCGCCGAGGCTTTTCAGCTCTTCACAAACGGCGCCGACGGGCCCATCACACTGGCCCACCTGCGCCGCGTCGCTGCCGTGCTCAAGGAGGACGTggacgaggagctgctcaaggataTGATTCTCGAGGCGAACGGCGGCGTGGGCGTTGCGAGGGGCGTGGGGATGGATGAGTTTGATAGTGTTATGCGGAGTGCTGGGGTTTGGCGGTGACGACCCATGGCTGGACTGGGCTGGACTGGGACCTCTGCTCCATGGAGCTTGCCTATATCTGTATATTGGATGAGTTGATGCGTAATGTTGTGTGATGTGGTATAAGGGGTGGGAGATTTGCATTCTGCCTTGGTGTTGGAAGCGAGCTTTTGGATTTGTTTGGTATTTATTTCGCGTGGCGCTGGGAGTTGCAAGTTGTTTTGATGCTTGTGCTGCGGCTATGGCTTTGAGTTCTATAGACGAGTACTCTACTTACATATGAGcaatgatggaagaggacaTATGCGTGGTTGTGAACCGCAAGGAATGCATGGATGCCACGATGCAATGTTGGTGATTGTGTAGTAGGTAGTCAACACATGTACATATgtacttatatatatatagaatcTTAGCAAAGCTATGCTCGACCACCCATAACCCTGATGGTACGGAAATTCTAAATGGCTGCATTACAACGCTTTCTGAACTATGATTTAGCAACGTGTGCCAAATTGTAGATAACTGGAAAATGCTCGACACGAGGAAAAGCGGACACGACTTTATCCTTGTATACCAGAAAAAACCtatgatgaaaaaaaatataaaacgCCGTACCTCATCACCATACCCAAGATGTCGAGTGTACAATAAATGAAGTTGGGATCCCAGTGTCTCGCCGTAGCATTTCAAGACCTTTGCAcgggagatgaaaaaaaaaaagggacccaggaaaaagaaacactaTGCTATCGCTCTCTCGCTCattgaaaaagaggagatATGATATCGAAAAGAGTAGAACGACTACTGCGGAGGCTCAACAGTTACTGCAGGCGCCTCAAGTGGCACCGCGGGAGCAGCAGGCGCAGACGCAGAtgccttggcggcagcaacagcggcGTTGCGCTTCTGAGAGTCGAGAACGGCCTGGAGCTCGGGCGGGGCCTTGAAGCCGGCGTGGTCCGAGTGCTTCTTGTAGAAGTAGTTGTCTGGCTTGGGCTGTAGCTCCGGGGGAAGATCCTCGAGGATGCAGGCTATCAGGGCGTCGACGGAGTTTTGCTTGGACGAGTCGCGGTGCCAGACGGTGATGAGGTGGGAGTTGAAGCGTACGGAGAGGCCAACGCCGCAGATCTGGTCGGCTATTTTGGAAGAAAGGAATGTGTCAGTCAGTTGCCAAAAAGAGGAATACACAGAGTAAGAGAAAACATACCATCGTCAATGAcgctctgcagcttctcgccaatggccagcagctggaTGCGAGTCCAAAAGTCCGGGCCGATGGCCTTTGGCACGCGGAACGTccagctgccgccgttgatgTTGCGGCGGTCCTCCCAGATGGGCTTGAAGCCGGACTTGAAGAGGTAGATGGACTCGCGCATCTTGATGTTCTCGACAggggtgttgttgttgtagcGCCAAAAGTCCTGGACCGACTCGATCT
Above is a genomic segment from Trichoderma breve strain T069 chromosome 6, whole genome shotgun sequence containing:
- a CDS encoding eukaryotic initiation factor 4E domain-containing protein — protein: MATRPQLFTRGLSGLSQSSSAGDVSSPAEQRDDAKRNLFKSMRPLPTQHYWDVYFDRPKEQKPEAAGQTEYTAQLEKIGTQIESVQDFWRYNNNTPVENIKMRESIYLFKSGFKPIWEDRRNINGGSWTFRVPKAIGPDFWTRIQLLAIGEKLQSVIDDADQICGVGLSVRFNSHLITVWHRDSSKQNSVDALIACILEDLPPELQPKPDNYFYKKHSDHAGFKAPPELQAVLDSQKRNAAVAAAKASASAPAAPAVPLEAPAVTVEPPQ
- a CDS encoding metallo-beta-lactamase superfamily domain-containing protein — translated: MHIQSIPMWVGSSNNYAYLVIDDKSKDAVIIDPANPPEVAPILKDAISSGRINLTAIVNTHHHWDHAGGNKQLLSDLGNEKLAIIGGKDCEGVTRTPQHEETFKIGDISVKPVHTPCHTQDSICYYMEDSTGKAVFTGDTLFISGCGKFFEGNGAEMHEALNNRLGALPDDTVVYPGHEYTKSNVRFTISVSQTEPIKSLQAFAENNEVTTGKFTIGDEKKHNVFMRVQDPEIQKATGETDPVSVMSKLREMKNNFK
- a CDS encoding las1-like domain-containing protein, with the protein product MVQYVFTPWRDRQELLLVREQFYGSEALMQAVGGIQGGAAYSHHQQRNQDQRRGGVEGGRDADAEDQQRREEGQGLNQGDARRTTAAAAAKNHQTSREQGNGEKHKAVGRVSMWMQRGNCPHMVESTALLMAAVLSDEAAATGNAGASTYAVRAAYAAAFSRFVTGLLDGHQDKLRKQSMYSIAKNIGLPATFVELRHQATHEQLPSLAKLRSAARKALVWIWDYYWKHLGEAEKAKDPCRELVLSYLREDDEAARLRIMGQLRQWDLVYLQTTIAELQKTLPGNQVFLKCLKLSKDMAAMATEEANHPEPEGSGMPEEQEQGQEQEQDLDLDPDRSPEPNTGWSRYSGAWKPKPIGIA